A window of the Verrucomicrobiota bacterium genome harbors these coding sequences:
- the feoB gene encoding ferrous iron transport protein B, whose amino-acid sequence MAQVPLGKMKPGESGRVASVGGEASIRRRLREMGVVAGKPVKVVRVAPLGDPIDVEVMGYHLSLRRAEAAHVSVEPVSPLRAEHEVALSEAEIGHEYRVVEMDGGRGMREHLEQAGVHEGAHLRLVGKAGEKGRVTLDVDGSEIALGSRMAHRVRVAEWQNGVSPIRVALAGNPNSGKTTVFNNLTGARQHVGNYPGVTIEKKVGEASFGGRSIEVTDLPGNYSLTPYTPEERVARRLLIDGAVDVVVAVVDASNLERNLYLATQLMELGLPLVLAFNMSDLARSRGQQIDHARLSMLLGVPVVPLVGNRNQGTRELFETILKVADGQLESRPRLVGYGADINSELAKIERYLDEHADLRGAYPARWVALKLLEGDEEVRELVRRRHGADGGLDALVAASARHLQALYGDEPEGLIADARYGFISGACQESVVRSPERRHDMSDQIDAIVTSRWLGLPIFALLMLAMFALVFTLGNIGIGAVEQGVDALRGGIHVWLPEGLIRSLLADGIIAGVGNIVVFLPLVVLLFLAIAFLEDTGYMARAAFVIDRVMHLIGLHGRSFIPMVLGLGCSVPAVMATRTLSSRQDRLTTMLVVPLISCSARLPIYALLAGAFFKPSAQAWVVFSLYMLGIVLAALVAKLFRSTLFRGPSVPFVMELPPYRMPTARGVLIHMWRRAWMYLKRAATVILLFSVVMWFLQAFPLDRPLSRDYDAEIASARESGAPAGDVRALEHARQAEWGRGSYAGRVGGAIAPALRPIGLGDWKISTALVSGFFAKETVVSTLAEAYAVGENGGGQMPLRAKIQADPFYSPLKAYALMVFTLLYVPCMVTVVMIGRESGSWKWAVFSAAYSTGLAYVAALVVYQGGRLLGLG is encoded by the coding sequence AGGTACCCTTGGGCAAGATGAAGCCCGGCGAGTCGGGCCGGGTGGCGAGCGTGGGCGGCGAGGCATCGATCCGCCGGCGGCTGCGCGAGATGGGCGTCGTGGCCGGCAAGCCGGTCAAGGTTGTGCGTGTTGCGCCGCTGGGCGATCCGATCGACGTCGAGGTGATGGGGTATCATCTTTCGCTGCGGCGGGCCGAGGCGGCGCATGTGTCGGTCGAGCCGGTTTCCCCGCTGCGGGCCGAACACGAGGTGGCGCTGTCGGAGGCCGAGATCGGGCACGAATACCGCGTCGTCGAGATGGATGGCGGGCGCGGGATGCGCGAGCACCTCGAGCAGGCGGGCGTGCACGAGGGCGCGCACCTGCGCCTCGTCGGCAAGGCGGGCGAGAAAGGGCGCGTCACGCTGGACGTGGACGGCTCCGAGATCGCGCTCGGCTCGCGGATGGCCCACCGGGTGCGCGTGGCCGAGTGGCAGAACGGGGTCAGCCCGATCCGCGTGGCGCTGGCGGGCAACCCCAATTCGGGCAAGACGACGGTATTCAATAACCTGACCGGCGCACGCCAGCACGTGGGCAATTACCCCGGCGTGACGATCGAGAAGAAGGTGGGCGAGGCGAGCTTCGGCGGGCGCTCGATCGAGGTAACCGACCTGCCGGGCAACTACAGCCTGACGCCCTACACGCCCGAGGAGCGTGTGGCGCGGCGGCTGCTCATCGACGGCGCCGTCGATGTCGTCGTGGCCGTGGTGGACGCCTCGAACCTCGAGCGCAACCTCTACCTCGCGACGCAGCTCATGGAGCTGGGGTTGCCGCTGGTGCTCGCGTTCAACATGAGCGATCTCGCGCGCTCGCGCGGCCAGCAGATCGACCACGCACGGCTTTCGATGCTGCTTGGCGTGCCCGTCGTGCCGTTGGTTGGCAATCGCAACCAGGGCACTCGCGAGCTGTTCGAGACGATCCTCAAGGTGGCCGATGGCCAGCTCGAGAGCCGGCCGCGTCTCGTCGGCTACGGCGCGGATATCAACAGCGAGCTGGCGAAGATCGAGCGCTACCTGGACGAACACGCCGATCTCCGTGGGGCATATCCGGCGCGTTGGGTGGCGCTCAAGCTGCTTGAGGGCGACGAGGAGGTGCGCGAGCTTGTGCGCCGGCGCCACGGGGCGGACGGCGGGCTCGATGCGCTTGTGGCCGCCAGCGCGCGCCACCTCCAGGCGCTCTATGGCGACGAGCCCGAGGGGCTGATCGCCGACGCGCGTTACGGCTTCATCAGCGGCGCGTGCCAGGAGTCGGTGGTGCGTTCGCCCGAGCGGCGCCACGACATGTCGGACCAGATCGACGCGATTGTGACGAGCCGCTGGCTGGGGCTACCGATCTTCGCGCTGCTCATGCTGGCGATGTTTGCGCTTGTGTTCACGCTTGGAAACATCGGCATTGGTGCGGTCGAACAGGGCGTGGATGCGCTGCGCGGAGGCATTCATGTCTGGCTGCCCGAGGGGCTGATCCGTTCACTCCTAGCCGACGGGATTATCGCCGGCGTGGGCAACATCGTTGTGTTCCTGCCGCTCGTCGTGCTGCTGTTTCTGGCGATCGCCTTCCTCGAGGATACCGGCTACATGGCGCGGGCGGCGTTCGTTATCGATCGGGTGATGCATCTGATCGGGCTGCACGGACGCTCGTTCATTCCGATGGTGCTCGGGCTGGGCTGTTCGGTGCCGGCGGTGATGGCGACGCGTACGCTGTCGAGTCGGCAGGACCGGCTCACGACGATGCTCGTGGTGCCGCTGATCAGTTGCAGCGCGCGGCTGCCGATCTACGCGCTGCTCGCCGGCGCGTTCTTCAAGCCGTCGGCGCAGGCGTGGGTGGTGTTCTCGCTCTACATGCTCGGCATCGTGCTCGCGGCGCTCGTGGCGAAGCTGTTCCGCTCGACGCTGTTTCGCGGCCCATCGGTGCCGTTCGTCATGGAGCTGCCGCCGTACCGGATGCCGACGGCGCGCGGGGTGTTGATTCACATGTGGCGGCGGGCGTGGATGTACCTCAAGCGCGCGGCGACCGTTATTCTGCTTTTCTCCGTTGTGATGTGGTTTCTCCAAGCGTTCCCGCTCGATCGGCCGCTGTCGAGGGACTACGACGCCGAGATCGCGTCGGCGCGCGAGTCGGGCGCGCCGGCCGGCGACGTGCGCGCTCTCGAGCACGCCCGGCAGGCCGAATGGGGCCGGGGCAGCTACGCGGGCCGCGTCGGCGGGGCGATCGCGCCGGCGCTGAGGCCCATCGGGCTGGGCGACTGGAAGATCAGCACGGCGCTCGTTTCGGGATTCTTCGCCAAAGAGACAGTGGTCTCGACGCTGGCCGAGGCGTACGCCGTCGGCGAGAACGGGGGCGGGCAGATGCCATTGCGCGCCAAGATCCAGGCCGACCCGTTCTACTCGCCGCTCAAGGCGTATGCGCTCATGGTGTTCACGCTGCTCTACGTGCCGTGCATGGTGACGGTCGTGATGATCGGGCGCGAGTCGGGTTCGTGGAAGTGGGCGGTGTTCTCGGCAGCGTATTCAACGGGGTTGGCGTACGTGGCGGCACTGGTCGTCTATCAGGGCGGGCGGCTTCTTGGACTGGGGTGA